The following coding sequences are from one Mytilus trossulus isolate FHL-02 chromosome 8, PNRI_Mtr1.1.1.hap1, whole genome shotgun sequence window:
- the LOC134681749 gene encoding uncharacterized protein LOC134681749 — protein sequence MELKPSEIFYSQDSIMNRFGDYTSHGNTYIGETLDQLLKGHCNVNSIPTISVVKKYGKWYTSDNRRLWVFRKAEDLGFLETIYVNEAYYLNENKFTTENGGESIRVRGRTPGGSLWRSWKPKRPNSSFQRSIPTSYNLNTSNALFSQRNTSPSYPVTNLTTNHYHQNTSLSNRSSMSSVYSDRSEQRKTYQPPSLPTVPSPTHTSRNRVSSPTILNQSNHFGSYSNDSSNVDNRHYNTNSINTRTMETNSPYQSYGRGSSYEGRTTDRVPSRSSIRQQPPHDSNNKQSFKGERDINKGCCTIL from the coding sequence ATGGAGCTGAAACCATCAGAAATATTTTACTCGCAAGATTCCATTATGAACAGATTTGGTGATTACACAAGCCATGGAAATACATATATAGGGGAAACTTTAGACCAATTATTGAAAGGCCACTGTAATGTGAATAGCATACCTACTatttctgttgtgaaaaaataCGGGAAATGGTATACATCAGACAATCGACGACTATGGGTGTTCCGAAAGGCAGAGGATCTTGGCTTCCTAGAAACTATTTACGTGAATGAAGCGTACTacttaaatgaaaacaaatttacaacGGAAAACGGAGGAGAGTCTATTCGTGTCCGGGGTAGAACACCTGGTGGCAGTTTATGGAGATCGTGGAAACCAAAACGACCAAACTCAAGCTTTCAACGATCTATTCCAACTAGCTATAATTTGAATACAAGTAACGCTTTGTTTTCGCAAAGAAATACAAGTCCGTCTTATCCTGTCACTAACCTAACTACGAATCATTACCACCAAAACACGTCTCTTAGTAACAGATCTAGCATGTCAAGTGTCTACTCGGATCGAAgtgaacaaagaaaaacatatcaGCCACCGAGTCTACCCACAGTTCCAAGTCCTACTCACACTAGCAGAAATAGGGTTTCGAGTCCGACAATTCTAAATCAAAGCAACCATTTTGGTAGCTATAGCAATGACTCGTCGAATGTCGATAACAGACATTATAATACCAATTCCATCAATACACGGACGATGGAAACCAATAGCCCGTATCAGTCATATGGACGTGGGTCAAGTTACGAAGGTAGGACGACGGATCGTGTTCCTTCAAGGTCGTCTATTAGACAACAACCTCCACATGattcaaataacaaacaatCTTTCAAAGGTGAACGTGACATCAATAAAGGTTGTTGTACAATATTATAA